gccttttgacctgttcaaccctgttgctctatgaaagacattaaactgaatattaaaacaatgaatgatgacaaattagattaactcttctataaggaaagaaggataaaaaaaagtactaggatgaattaatatggacaagagtataagagatttttacttttagccataattctaaaccaagcacttaaggctgtcctccaagcatatagttccccagattttatgatatacttacaccaaaacaaacaaacaaacaaacaaaataaataaataaataaaaacatttgatgtactgggctttgaaagacctctatgaaagtatgactgcaagaccccatgcctatgaaatgagaatatttaagtttttggcttagagctgaacgacatacatcattggaaaggtctcatcctggagagtaacatatgtgaagatgaggtttcaacatgacccctgttttgaaataatgacctttgaaccttgacccaagggcatgtttgaaggcttatacctcagcaacaaaaggggctacagacatgggaataactgttttagagaggtcttgGAACCAAGTATCATGTGAGGGTAGTCAGCTTaccaaaacaacagggggagctgctatatatggttaaaatacattttaacaaatgtatcaattattttttaaatttctgataacataaatgtgttaaccatccaattaaactcccctgtgtaccctcatttaaatatatattacttaGGTAAGGGAaagtgcctgaatgtctgaaatttttgcaagtgcttggatgaattcagttttattcacagcagatttacagttccagaggccaaaagtaaatgaagggtgggTAGAAGAGGCTTTCTTAAGCTGAGCCAAGTTGTTAAGATTTCGTTGTCtatgacagatgtgtcttttcctgttcccatgaatgacagagatttctttgtagCACATGTTGCGTTTAGCAGATGACCAGAGGAAATAGGCAAAGCAGTAGTCGGGGATGCCCGGGCTCTGTAGCCACGCTTCAGTTTcggattcagactcttttaagcTTGGATTTTGGTGAAAAttcagcttgcaatcaacagagggtgtgacacgcgtcaactgcctctcctgttgatgctcagagaatgaaacttaagtgctcagcccaaacaaagcctgacaacgacccactatcaatatctaatcaaagcaagtttcgattcacccacctagcggacaagaccttcctagttttgAGATCAGAACTTGTTCACATTTCTCATCTACATGGTAAGGTAGCTGGTGCAGTCAATTCTGGCCGACTTCAGCCAGAACCTGTGGAAGGAGTTCCAGTTTGCAAATATGCAGCAGCAAAAGACAGAAGAGCTATATCTGCTGTCATCTGACTTGGGTGTTGCTTATTTGTATGCTTTGGCGTTCCTAGACCCAGTataagagtttgtttgtttcattttgctttGTCTATTTGATTTAAAGCACTGGtcaactcttttgtttttcaatgtgctctaaaaataaagttgGACTGCTTAGTGGTAACTGCTGGCTCTACAACAAATGACACTTTTAGGATAATAAAGATGTATTCAAAGTCGCTTGTAGAACTAGGAACCACTCATATAAGAGGGCCAGCCTCGTGTTGTTTGATCTTTCagctttaatctttttttaatgctttttttttaattgttactTTAGCTTTCTAATAAATTAATTGAATGACAAAGTCAAAGTCTCCCTCTAAAATGTAGTCTAAGTagcattaaatataaaaactcaAGCACAGGTATTCTGCTGTACACATGCACATAGGtgttaaaaagacaaagtgagGTTATAATCCTGCCCCACAGGTTTCAGTGTTTATGAGCCTACTGGGTTTCAATACTGGCACTGAGATCACACATGCCTTCAGTGTACTTAAGCAGTCCTAAGTTTAAAAAGGATGTGATGTCGATCAGGTTTCCTACACAGGGATACATGTTCTTCAGCAGGACTTCAGCAGTGTAAAACAACACTGATCTCAGTCTTATAGTGTAGTACTATACTatatttaaagaggtcatattatgccctttttggggttcatatatttaatctatgtacctactaaagtatgttcacaatagataaagttataaaaaagtgtctgttttcatgtactgccgctccatgcaccggctctcttctgactctctctctaaggctctgaagtgcccacgttcagagtccccacgtgtgccaagtctgatctgattggttggcctgtcggctctaccgtaattggtcagtcactcagcacggttctcggcaatgtcccgccccttttaccgtattgggaatgcagccactttggctccgcgTGGCGCATAAACATTAGCATCTTAGCACTACTGTGATACCGCAGACTACGTCATAtcatgggcgtgctacagaagttaatgggcgtgcaacatgaactgctgggcttgccacaacgagccaatgggcttagatcagtgatctcacactgacaagacgtcacacagacacatttttttcgaggggggctagaaccgagcgttacatgcagctaatgctacagctaacaggaggacgtaggagaagttTCCACGGACTTtcaatttttgcaaatagatgtgcctaaacatgcacaggacacatggaaaacacactaaagagcatataaaaccagaagaagaagaatatgggacctttaaatacaCTCAAAGTCAGACCTTTCTTCTCGGGCTAAATCAAAATGTTAATAGTATTGAAGAATTTAATGCACAACTTGACTGCCttaagaaaaatacttttcttaACATGTGGTCAGcctaaaaaactaaaataaatccttCTAGAGAAAGATGTGTGACAGATGTCACGCATAAAAAATAGGGCCAGAAACCATTATTAATACAAAGAGACCAAAGACGGAGAGTAGatatgtaataaaaaataacgaAACAAACCACCCTGACGTCTCTTCCTGGCTTCAGAGATAAGCGAGGTATTTCAACAGTCACTGATGAAATACTTTTTGTATCATTGAGTAGAGAATTTTTCCTTGGAATAGCGAATTTGCAATTACAGTCGATATCTTTATCCTGTGTCTGATTTCAAACGTTCGGCTGCCTCTATGACAAAAAGAGGCTTGTATCATAAATATTATGTTCTCACAGCGGAGATAAGACTGAACAAGTCAGAGGTAGTGACTGAGCATTTGtgctcccacacacacatgcacacacaggttcatacacacacgcacacacacagtttatgaTTTAATATAAGATAAAGATCCAGACGTAGCAACATTCAGAGTTTGGTTTTCAGTCTATCTGCtccataataaaaataatataaaaaggtCATAGTGATGAAGAGCACTGATACAGACCAGCTGAAACCTGACTGAAGCACTCTTGTTTACATGGTGAGAGCTTGGATTTCTTTAATAAAAttaatactgtttatttttacttgtcAGATAAGCCTGATTTTAAAGGTTAATAATTGATGTCATTTAAATCACTATGCATTTGtctaaggtttattttggggctttccATGCCTCCAtttaagagacaggacagtggacagagccagaACTCAGGGCGAGCGAGAGcgggggaacgacatgcgggaaaggagctacgCGTCGGACCTGAACCTTGGCCACAAGGACTTCGACCTCAGTACAGGGGGCGTGCACACcgactaggctaccggcgccccctctgattttttaagattttattaaAAAGACTGCAAAGTTGTCCAACCTGATATCTGTTCACGGTTGTTTAACATGGTCACTATCTTAAGAGCAGCTACACAGCAGACCGTATATCTATTTGAATATAGATATATactattattttaaatgcataTTAAAGAGGAATGACAATTATTAATGAGATCATGAGCATTGTGGAATACTATATTTCTATGCAGTAGGTTATCCCAAGTCagctttacttttattttccatCAATAACTTATAATTCAACATCTAACAATAGATTCAGTCATGAAAGATATATAAATCAAGGCATTTTACTAAATGTCCACTCATGCACAACTCTTTTCttgtaatgaaaaaacaaatgcttAAATAACGTCAATTATAATAGTAATAGCTctgtctactcgagagcctggcTTCTTCAGTCATTTCACAtccatttttttacatttctgccaGATAGGACATGCTGTATGAAAGATCTGAAGTCTCAGGTTTAAGCGTTGTATAGAGTTGAGTGTCATCAGTGTAATATTAAAAGTCTATGCCTTGCCTTCGCAGGATTTTCCCAAAGGTTATGTAAACAGTCAATAAGAAGGGACCCAAAATCCTCATGATCTTACATGTTTGGCATCTTTTTGTTTCTCCACCACGTGAGCATTCTCGTTGCTGGAGTTAGCAATCTGTTATCATCACCACTGATATATTCCACCCTCCATCGTTTCAAACTAATAAAAAAGGAGCAGTAATCAGCTGATTATCTTTAAGAACGCACAAATATGTCAGCTTACACtaattcaaaatgaataaaacaagtaGCAACTCCCCAACAATAAACTTTTAACATGGTTTTGGCCAACACATGCTACCACACTTCAAATTAAAACCCACCAatcaaaagacacaacaagcagCAAAAGTCAGAGGTCAACATCGCTTGCTTCCCTGTGTGTCATCGTgtaaattatgaatgaatataGTTTCTTAAGAGTGTGAGCTGAAGTGATAGAGGGAGAGTTGACACGTGAGTAAAATGGGACCATATGAGGCTTTTGTCACTAAGTTAGTCAAGTTGTTTCCTATTTGATTGGAAATGTTTGAGCACACCTTTAACAAAATTGCACATTTTTACATAACACAACCGGAAGATTTCAGGAGTCCCTAGTGTCCCCGGTTTACactctttcaaatgaaatgattttgtAGGCAGAGAGACATTAATCATCATCAGGGGAAAGACCTTCACTGTAGTCAAGGTCAAAAGAGAGGCCATGATGTTGCCTAACAGGTTGTTGACTGTTGTTTTCACCACTCTGACAGGATTCATTTGTCTGCAAATGTACTCAAGTGTACAGCACTATGTACACGCAATCACACGCCTTTTCAAACTTCTTTACATGTCTCATTTGCATCTATATGGGGTTGTTGGTGCATATCTGTCGAGCTGTTTTTCACTGATACCAACCTGATGTCGTCCAGTATTGTTTCACTGTCTCCTTCCAACACAAAGCAGGAGACTGTTTGTCTTCATTCAGTCTCATTATGTCCATCCAGAAAGTGAAAGCCTCACAGGAAAAACATTTCACCAACCTTTTATTtcagcctaaaaaaaaatcatgtacaATATGTGCAGTTGTccctttttattcatatttgtggGAGCCTTGTCATCCAAATATGAATTGTATTCCGCTAAATACAGGTCTAAAAGTGACAACATGTGGCACGTTTGGTTTAATTTCCCATTGCAGTGAGCCAGCTTGGCTGGCTTGTTAATGCACCTTTCATATGATACAGTAATAGTGTATCCACTCCCACAGAGGGTGAGCTTTCAGTCTCACGTGACTGTGCAGAATGAGGAAAAGGAAATGTTCAAAAGAATCTGAACTCCATGCTTGCCTGAAGCCATATCTAAAATGGGATAATTGCACAAGAAACACCAAGAAGGTAATACACATTTGCCTGTTTTGGACAAACTAAACCATGTCCACATAAAGGGGACTTATCCCTGGTGATGGATTGGGCATCAATGAGGATGATTCCGTTTGAGCAGCAAATGACACTTTATGAATTAGTAGTCCCTGGGACtagttctgtttattttttcgaCCTTTGACGCATGCCTGACACTAAGGGAAAGCAGCTCTGTTAATCCGCGTTTTGGGAGCCTGCTCGTGACTCATTTAGTGTCCCAGGTCCGCCCTGTTCCAGCAGGACTGCAGGGGCCACTTCATTCTCGGAATCAGCGCCTCGTAACCGCGTATGGAGACCAAGTCCTGCGTCTGGTGCGCAGCTCGATGTCCTGAAACCGGTTCCTACAATAATTCAGAGCATCAGGCTCTACCTCTGCCTCTGTGGGGAGATAAAACATGCGAAACACAAGTCGGAGTGTTTCGAAAACTCCGAACAGTGAACCCCCTGTGTCCAGGTTGTTTCTCCGCTGAGCGcgcactcctcctcctccgagcATCCGCGAACATGTCTGCGAGTCTGCCCCCCTCTAAAGCCCTCTACATCGGGATGGAGGTGGTGATCGCCGTGTCGTCGGTCATCGGGAACGTGATGGTGGTCCTGGCTGTGCGTATGAACCGGTCTCTGAGAGATACCACGTTTTGTTTCATCGTCTCCCTGGCCTTGGCTGACATTGCGGTCGGGGCTCTGGTCATCCCGCTCGCCATAACCATCAGCATCGGACTCAAGACTCACTTTTACAGTTGTTTGCTGGTTGCCTGCACGGTACTCGTCCTCACACAAAGTTCAATCCTGGCGCTGTTGGCCATCGCCATTGACCGCTATCTTCGAGTCAAAATCCCCATGAGGTAAGCACAAAGGTGAATTCTTCTACTTTCTAATCGTGTCTGATTGAGAGCAGCCTATGTTTCAGCACAGCTCGGACGAAGGGCACCAACCAAAGCGCCGGCTACAGTGTCGTAaatggtttttattttgactttgatagcctatgtaaatgtgtgtctcATCATTTTACTCTGACAGTTTATTCTTACTAATGAAGGCTACATGTATCTGCTTTGACATCTCTAATATCTCTCCTGGAAATTAGCCTGCCAgagacaaatgtttgtttttttaagattatgcCAAATAATTACCTTCTTTTGCAAGGTGCACAAGAGAGCCCCTAAACTTGAAAACATCCCATAACCCCATCAAAAGATGTACAATAGGGGGAAATGTTCTCTTATTTAGCTCCACAATATTCAGAAAAATATGACTCTAGAGTGCTTTAATTTAGTGATTCTCTCTAAATCTGGATTATATCTAGTCATAGATATTACATACACATTGCTCCATACATTATGCAATGTATTTATATTACATGCAGGTCCAAACAAAGCCTAAGCCTCattctacattttaaaaatactgaaTTTCACAGATGTTTGGAGCTGTTTTTGCAGCCTGAGCTAAAACTGCACAAGAAACAAGTGGAGGTcataaatgttgcatttttctGACCTTATTCCTTTAACTAACTCAATGGTAAAATGACAATGGCACTGTAGTATGGTGTTCACACTCATAAAGCTTAtcatcctcttctcttcttccctcACTGTTATTACACTGAAAGCTCAAGTTATCACTTTAAGTTGGTTCATTTAACAAAAACCCTGGAACAAGTCGGGTAGAGAATGCATGATTGGTCAATGGCTCATGGTGGCTGCTTGATGGATTGCATAATTTTTCAAGCTGGAGAACAGCATAGACATGCACTCATACACACCACACTCTGTCACACAGAGGACAATTAACACAGGCTGCAAtaaacagaggaacatttatGTGCTATTATCTCATTATGATTGCAAAAGTATAATctaattgtatattgtatactATATCATATTATTTAATGAATAGTATTTTTAATATcgtatttcttatttgaatatttggttttagtatttgtatatttctgatattaggcatctacaggcttgctccaataatattttattgtacttgtacaatgacaataaacatatcttatcttatcttatcttatcttatcttatcttatttatgTATCTCTGTGTGGCAGGATGATCTGCCTTTTCAAAATGCAGTGGTTACcttcaaaacataaaaatgtaataccTTCTTGTTGCTGATCAGTTTTTGTCGTTCACTCTCAATCTGgacatttttagattttaagCACaattgttttactgtgaaattgtgtcccccctcccctaaaCCTCTCCAGGGACTCTAGTGCAGTGGTTTCCAACCCCCCACTAGTAAGAAAAGCTGAGCCTCCCCCCCAGGATCCACACAAAATAAGTGATACATTGCTTTCAAAAATTTACATACATTTAATTAGTTTTCATCAATAAAATTCTACCAGAATACGACCACACACTTGTTCTTACTAGAAGACATTTGTAACCATTTCAAAgtaatgtttaaaagaaaaaatcttcATATgagcaaatctaattttgacaacctcggAGCAAGCAGAGTCTCACGTCCCCCCTGAGATCTCAGCCCACCCTCCCGAGGGGCCCCAGACCCCAGGTTGGAAACCAATGCTCTTGAGGGACACTGTTTAACAGCCACTGATTGCTTTTTGTAGCAGAAGCACACTGTCAGGATAAGGTTTGTGTAGCTCAGATTTGAGAATGTAAAGTATTGCGAGTGTGCTCAAGTGAAGGATAGGAGTTGCAGCTTTGAGATGAGGATCAAAATCCCATTAAAGTTAGAGATTGATGGAAGAAAGTGGTATccagaaagtatttttttggcAAACAGGCAGTGCAAGTCTACAAGTGTGCAAGAGAGGGATAAAGTGAAACACAGTCCGCACTTACTCTTTAGGATTAAACGGCAAATAGCAAAAATCCACATCCTAGTCAACCACAGAGACCTTTCACATCCGTTCAGCCATGACTCATTCATGGACCTGTCCAATCACAGACCATCATGTGGGAGAAACAGGACAAGACATGAGTGGATTGCACATAGTCATGTTGTGCAAAGACTGAGACTAATTTCCTGTTCTGAATGACAAATATGTCTTAAATGTGTCTATTTTGATTCTCAGAAAATGTGAGATTTGACAACAACTATGCCTTGTGTCCTGCTGCAATTCCAAATCCCcaagacaggaagcagcacaTTTTAACAAGTTAAGTTGTAGACATACAGCAAAGAGCACAGAGCAGAAAATCGTTCCTCCATCACCTTCAgtctacttaaaaaaacactactttTTGCAAATACTACTAGACACAACGACTTGTGAACCCCCCTTTTTGCCATCACCATCTTGTTGTTCAAAGACCAGAAGGGTTCGTGCAGGTGGATGGCTTTGCTATGTCTCTATCCTGAGTGACAGGTCACTGTGGTGGAGACTTGTTAAACACAGCAGTCATTATTCTAAATTATACCCTGCTTTAACAGCAATGTTACTCTGAACGGGAccataattgaaaaaaaaaaaaaagataacactGTATAAAAGAAGAGTTTAAACCAGCAATTAAGACCATTAAAGTtcttattaaaaatattttctgaggtatttccccactggggatcTATAAAGGactatcttatcttatttcaGAGAGCTAAGAAGTCAAATATCTTCAGATAGATTTTGAGATAATCTCACTTCTTTTTACTTCCAGTGTTGTGGCTTCCTGTTGGTCATTTGACAGAATGTGGGTTTGGGGAATCAAAGAATTAAGATTCAGTTACGCCGTCAGCAGTCCAAATATGTTTAACAAtacagaaatacttcatcatACTTCAAATCAGTTGAGTCAACCCATTTTGGCCATTGAAATAATTCATATCATAGGCACTTCAACactggcttcacttttgaaaccaCAAGGATACgttcacttttatttatatgCAGTACATTCTATTACACTATGCTAAGTTTCACTTTTGTTGTACAACTTTTTAACCACTCAGATGTTGGGTTCGGTTATATTAAAAAGTAGATGTTTATGATATTTTGCCTGTGACTATTATTATCATCACAACCAAATTGTATTCCGAATACTAAAAATGTATGAGCTTGAAGTAAAATCACATTCTGATTTGAATGACATGAATTTAGCTAAAACGGTatcatggaaaaataaaacattgtataCACATTGTcaactctgtctgtttgtccaCTGAGACTCAtcaccttttttccccctttgttGCCATAGCTATAAGCGGGTGGTGACCCCGCGGCGAGCTGGCACGGCTGTATTATTGTGTTGGCTGGTTTCCATTGTGGTGGGCCTCATGCCCATGTTGGGCTGGAATAACCTGAAGCATCTTCGTAACAACGGCACCAATAACACTGGAGACCTTTTGGTGACCTGTCAGTTTGAGACGGTCATCAGCATGGATTACATGGTCTACTTCAACTTCTTTGGCTGGGTGCTGCCCCCTCTGCTCCTCATGCTCGCCATCTATGTAGAGATTTTCTACATGATCCACAAGCAGCTCAACAAGAAGGTGAGGACTTCCTCTTCTAATGTAGGACAAATCCGATTACATGATTAAAAATGGCGCAATCACACAGACAACTGTTTAGCAACCCTGATGTCAACTAATCAGACTAAAGCTATACGCTGATGATGTTCTCCTTTAATTCTCTGGCAGGTGACAGCGAGCCACACAGACCCCAGCCGTTACTACGGCAAGGAACTCAAGCTTGCCAAGTCTCTGGCCCTCGTTCTTTTCCTCTTCGCAGTCAGCTGGCTCCCCCTTCACATCCTCAACTGCATCACCCTCTTTTGCCCCGCCTGTGACAAGCCAATCTTTCTGATATACATCGCCATCATCCTCTCCCACGGAAACTCAGCCGTCAACCCCATCGTTTACGCATTCCGCATCAAGAAATTCCGCACTGCGTTCCGGAAAATCTGGAAACTGTACGTGCTTTGTCAGGATCCAATCGGCCGACTTCCTCAGAGAGGGAGTCAGGGAGGACAGAGTCATGAGAGGAGACTGAGGCaaaacgatgatgatgatgatgatgtgtgacCTTTGGAAACATATTGGATTGCTGATAACTGTTAAGTTTCACTCCACTAGTTAACTGAGTGGAGAAGACTCGGCCTTATTTGTATGCTCGAGGGATTACTGGTCAAAATGGCCTTAATGGCTTGAAGAATGCCCGAGGGGTGAATGAGATGAAGGAATTTCATTGTGGACTGTCTCATCTaatagaagaggaagagggcaGGAAGACAAATCAGCATGCTAGACTGACATCCTGAACcaaactttgatttaaaaaatgatacatTTGTCAACTGACcgacaaaatgtttttgatgtcATATGGGATAAGGGGCTTCTCATCAGCTTCAACACAAACCTGTTGAGCTTGAATCAATAAGTATAAAATTATAGCACATGCAGGAAAGTAGTTGTATACGCTGTAAAAACCCATTACGATTTCACGTGAATGATCTCAAATAGTTAAGTGTTGCATTATGTGCTTAATTCAGTGGTCTAAAGGACAGAACATGTAACGAAGAGGAACCAAGGCCTTGTGGTGTGTGACTTGAGAAAACCAGTGGTCAGCAAGCAGGAAGTTTGCAAAACCAGCTTGGTTTTAAGAGGTGGACAGGAACACAGGAGGTACTGTATCTCTGAGTGCATGGATGAAGAATTGCAGGGAGGACTCAGTTGGAGTAAATGTCATTAGAGGCAAgccctttatatatatatatgtacagtacGAGGTGTTTTCTAGGGGTTGTGAAGATTATGTTCATTGTTAAGTTTCTGAGGCCTTTTGTATAGCGGAATGACTCATACTAGCCAATATTTGTAGCTTAAACAGCAtcataatgaaaatgtaaaagctgTGAATATATGGACAGTGGTAAAAACCATCCACCTACCTATTAGTTACTAAGTCACTGTAGCTTCGTCTGATTTTTGAAGGCTGTGAATCTACCAAGTCTTGTACATTAATACCATTAACTTTTCTGGTTTACAATGATTGTACCTATGTGCTTCTTCTGTACATGTATACATGTATCCTCAGCCCCTTCCCACTAATCACAGGGGTTTACTGTTCCTTTACGTGATCCCCCCCCCGATTCTGTATGATGAGGTACGCATACCAATGTGGTATCATAATacaatttacatttatttattacttaTTAAGTATTTAGCTTGAGAATAGGGGAGATTTAACAAGCTGAGACTAATATATGTATGAATGTTAATGCAAAACAGCTGTAAAATGAGTGAGCAGCCCCCCAAGCATCTCACTGGATTGTTTTTAATGCCACAGATAACTCGATAAAAAGTAAGAGAAAAAACTCGATACAGGGAAGCCTATTTTAAATTTATAATAATGTAAGTGTGGAAAATcgtaaataacttttttttattcacatttttttaaaattactaCAGATGTGACAGATGTAGCATCTTCTTTCCTATTCCCAAATCCAGACGAAAGGCATCAGTGGTGGGAGGCCATTTCTGTGCGCATGCTTTGATCTTCTGTCatacatgaaaaacatgaggaggttATGAGAAGGCAGAAGT
The Labrus mixtus chromosome 7, fLabMix1.1, whole genome shotgun sequence DNA segment above includes these coding regions:
- the LOC132977461 gene encoding adenosine receptor A1-like, with the translated sequence METKSCVWCAARCPETGSYNNSEHQALPLPLWGDKTCETQVGVFRKLRTVNPLCPGCFSAERALLLLRASANMSASLPPSKALYIGMEVVIAVSSVIGNVMVVLAVRMNRSLRDTTFCFIVSLALADIAVGALVIPLAITISIGLKTHFYSCLLVACTVLVLTQSSILALLAIAIDRYLRVKIPMSYKRVVTPRRAGTAVLLCWLVSIVVGLMPMLGWNNLKHLRNNGTNNTGDLLVTCQFETVISMDYMVYFNFFGWVLPPLLLMLAIYVEIFYMIHKQLNKKVTASHTDPSRYYGKELKLAKSLALVLFLFAVSWLPLHILNCITLFCPACDKPIFLIYIAIILSHGNSAVNPIVYAFRIKKFRTAFRKIWKLYVLCQDPIGRLPQRGSQGGQSHERRLRQNDDDDDDV